Within the Sulfitobacter sp. JL08 genome, the region GCCGAAGTGTTCGGGCGGGCCAAAAAACCCTATTCGATCTGGCGCAAAATGCAGGAAAAGGAACAGGGGTTTTCGCGCCTGTCCGACATCTACGGGTTTCGCGTGATCACCGAAAGCGAAGAGGATTGTTACCGCGCGATGGGGGCGATCCACCAAAGATGGCGGGCTGTTCCCGGCCGGTTCAAGGATTATATCAGCCAGCCGAAAACCAACGGCTACCGCTCCATCCACACCACGGTCTCGGGCCGTGATGGCAAACGGGTCGAGGTGCAGATCCGCACTGGCCAGATGCATGATGTGGCCGAAACCGGCGTGGCGGCACATTGGTCCTATCGCGATGGCGTACGCGCCAACAACCCGTTTGCGGTTGATCCGGCCAAATGGATTTCGTCGCTGACGGAACAGTTCGATGCCGAAGAGGACCACGAGGATTTCCTCGAAGCGGTCAAGCTCGAGATGTATTCGGATCAGGTGTTTTGCTTCACGCCCAAGGGCGATGTGGTCAAACTGCCACGCGGTGCGACCCCGATAGATTATGCCTATGCGATCCACACCCGCATCGGCAGTGGCTGTGTGGGGGCCAAGGTTGATGGATTGCGCGTGCCGTTGTGGACGCGACTGAAAAACGGCCAGTCGGTCGAAATCATCACCGCCGAAGGCCAGATACCCCAGGCGACATGGCTGGAAATTGCCACAACGGGCAAGGCCAAGTCGGCGATCCGGCGCGCCCTCCGCGAAGTTGATCGGGACAGGTTCATCAAGCTGGGGCACGAACTGGCGCGCTCTGCCTTTGAACATGTTGGTAAAAAGGCCACCGACAAGGTTCTGGAAACCGCCGCACGGCATCTTCGGCTGGATGATCGCGAAACATTGTTGGCCCGTCTGGGCAGTGCGGAACTGAACGGTCACAGCGTAGTACAGGCCGTCTATCCTGATCTGGTGCCGGATGTGAGCGACCAGATCGACAAACGCCGCGCCGTTATCGGTCTGGATGTGGGTCAGAATTTTGATCGTGCGCCCTGTTGCCAACCTCTGCCGGGGGAACGGATTGTCGGCATCACCTTTCGCGGCAAGGGGGTTGTGATCCACGCCATTGATTGCGATCGTCTGACGGAATACGAGGACCAGCCAAACCGCTGGCTGGACCTGCACTGGCACAGCGGCAGCCACCCACCTATCTATACTGCAACGCTGGATTTGACGATCAGCAACGATGCTGGCGTGCTTGGGCGGATTTGCACATTGATCGGAGAGCAAAAGGCCAATATCTCGAATCTCGAATTTCTGGATAGAAAGCCTGACTTTTACCGTCTGCTGATCTATGTGGAACTCAGGGATGTTGAACATTTGCATTCCGTGATGCTGGCATTGGAAGCGGAAAGTCATGTCGCCGCAATAGAACGTTTCCGTGATCCTGCTGCGGTTCAGGCCGTGGCGGAACAAGACAAGAAGTAAGGACGCCGGTTTTTTGGTTTTCAAACGTCGCGATAAAAAAAGCCTGCTGCGCGGGACGGCAGACATGGTCTATCCCAAGGGCGGCTGGGCGCGGGCGTTTCACTATGTAAAGCATCGGGTGCGCCGTTTACCCGATTCTCCCGAACGGATCGCACGCGGCATCTGGGCAGGTGTGTTCACCACATTTACCCCGTTTTACGGGCTGCATTTCATTGTGGCGGCCTTGGTGTCGCGTATCATGCAGGGCAATATTCTGGCGGCGTTGATGGCCACGTTTTTCGGCAATCCGCTTACCTATGTCCCGATCGGAGTTGTGTCGCTGAAAACAGGGCACTGGATGCTGGGCACTGAATTTCAAGAAGGCGAACACCGTTCGTTCGGGGGGAAATTTGTTGATGCGGGGCGTGATCTGAAAGACAACGTTGTGGCGTTCTTTACCAGTCAGGACATGGACTGGACCGGACTTGAAGTCTTTTATGACGAAGTGTTCTTTCCCTATTTGGTGGGTGGCATACTGCCCGGCGTCATCACTGCAACCATAATGTATTATCTCAGTGTGCCGCTGATCCGGGCCTATCAAAAACGCCGAAAAGGCGCGATAAAGGCCAAGTTTGACGCGATCAAGAAAAAGGCCGCGGCCAAGGCCGAAGCCAAGCGCAAAGCGGATTAGGCGCGCCGGTAACACGACAGAAAGGGCCACAGGATGACATCGACAGGTAAATTGCGACTGGGCGTAAATATTGATCACGTGGCAACCGTGCGCAATGCGCGTGGCGGGAAATACCCTGATCCGCTGCGTGCCGCGCGTATCGCTCAGGAATCGGGTGCGGACGGGATAACCGCACATCTGCGTGAAGACCGCCGCCATATTTCCGATGCCGATATCGAAGGTCTGATGGACATTCTGACGGTTCCGCTGAATTTTGAAATGGCGGCCACACCCGAGATGCAACAGATTGCATTGCGCCACAAACCCCACGCGGTGTGC harbors:
- a CDS encoding RelA/SpoT family protein, giving the protein MIAPDDLIALVRNYNPKTNDTLIRAAYDYGLEMHAGQFRHSGEPYFSHPVAVAAILTEQRLDDATIITALLHDTIEDTKASYSEVADLFGNEVAILVDGVTKLTNLQLSSTETKQAENFRKLFFAMSKDLRVILVKLADRLHNMRTIKSMRADKQVQKSRETMDIYAPLAGRMGMQWMREELEDLAFRVLNPEGRASIIRRFITLQRETGDVIHRITGDMRTELDKANVLAEVFGRAKKPYSIWRKMQEKEQGFSRLSDIYGFRVITESEEDCYRAMGAIHQRWRAVPGRFKDYISQPKTNGYRSIHTTVSGRDGKRVEVQIRTGQMHDVAETGVAAHWSYRDGVRANNPFAVDPAKWISSLTEQFDAEEDHEDFLEAVKLEMYSDQVFCFTPKGDVVKLPRGATPIDYAYAIHTRIGSGCVGAKVDGLRVPLWTRLKNGQSVEIITAEGQIPQATWLEIATTGKAKSAIRRALREVDRDRFIKLGHELARSAFEHVGKKATDKVLETAARHLRLDDRETLLARLGSAELNGHSVVQAVYPDLVPDVSDQIDKRRAVIGLDVGQNFDRAPCCQPLPGERIVGITFRGKGVVIHAIDCDRLTEYEDQPNRWLDLHWHSGSHPPIYTATLDLTISNDAGVLGRICTLIGEQKANISNLEFLDRKPDFYRLLIYVELRDVEHLHSVMLALEAESHVAAIERFRDPAAVQAVAEQDKK
- a CDS encoding DUF2062 domain-containing protein, with translation MVFKRRDKKSLLRGTADMVYPKGGWARAFHYVKHRVRRLPDSPERIARGIWAGVFTTFTPFYGLHFIVAALVSRIMQGNILAALMATFFGNPLTYVPIGVVSLKTGHWMLGTEFQEGEHRSFGGKFVDAGRDLKDNVVAFFTSQDMDWTGLEVFYDEVFFPYLVGGILPGVITATIMYYLSVPLIRAYQKRRKGAIKAKFDAIKKKAAAKAEAKRKAD